Part of the Choloepus didactylus isolate mChoDid1 chromosome 27, mChoDid1.pri, whole genome shotgun sequence genome is shown below.
TTTCAAAGTCCCTGCATGTGGTGGGGCAAAAATGAGTGTGTAGAAAGCCTTGGAGGCCACTTCCTACAGTGGCAGTGGTGAAGGACAAGCTGGGGGAAGACTCGTAGTGCTGGAGGCCTCAAGGAAATGGTGTGGTGGGCTGCAGGTGGGCACAGAGGAGAATGGGGGAAACAGCCCCCAAAACACGTGAACAGCATCAGCGTGGAGTTTTTACAATATCAGTTTCTTCCATTCTTCTGCTAAAAATATATAGCTGTGTAGATGCcaatatgatatttttaagaagaaagtgaaaattcGTGAGATTCTTACACTAAATGCCCTAATTTAATCCTGTTTTGCCCAGGTCTGTCCTGATGTCCTCCTGTGTCCTTGTCATCATTTGTCATTTTTGCAGTAGCCTCACTGTGGCACCCAGACCTTGGTCAGCCGAGAGTGTTGAAGCGGCCAGTGTGCATCGAAGAGAAGATGCGGGGTGGGGATGAGTGCCTGCGTTCTGGACGGCGCTGTGACTGCCTCTACACTTCCTTCCCCTAAGCAAACATGCCTTCTCCCAGCTTGCTGCAGGCATTTAGTGTCATTCTGCTCTAAGTACCCCAGCTAAGCACGTCTGCCTCCAGCATCATGCGGGATGTTCCCACGCAGGGCAGCAAATCCAGCCCCCTCAAACCAGGCCCATCTGATGTTAGCagtgccccctgcccccccatCTTTATGACCATCAAACACGTCAGCAGTTTCCAGCTGCCCCGGGAGGAGTACTGCCAAGGTTGAGAGCCCCTGGACAGAGTCTGGGCTTAGCATCACTGGTGCAGGTCTAGAAGGCTTAAATCGGGTGGGTGTAGCTGGGGTTCTGGTGGATGTATTAGTGTCCTATTGCTCAGTAACAAATCACtcccaaacttagcagcttaaaacaatacatattTAGTATTTCACAAATTCTGAATGTCAGGAATCCAAAAGAGTCTCAGCTGAGTGGTTCTGcttcagggtctctcatgagaCTGTGGTCAGGTGTCAGCAGTGCTGCCGTCGTCTGAACCCTCTCCCAAGCTGGCTCAAGTAGCTGTTGGAAGGGGGCTTTAGTCCTTGCCACATGAATAGAGCTCTCAATAGGGTCCCACATGACGTGGCAACTGGCTTCCTCCTGAGTGAGAGAGCCATGAGAGGAGATGGCTAGCAAGAACTCTGAAGAAGAAAGCTGTGCCGGTTTATGTTTATTGTGTGCCccagaaagtcatgttctttgattcagtcttgtgtgggcagacgtattagtgttgattaagttggaacgtttggattaggttgtttccatggagatgtgacccacccaactgtaggtgatgactctgattagataatttccgtggaggtgtggccccgcccattcagcatgggcctatcattagtttactagagcactatataagatcagacagaaggagcaaacttgccacagccaaagagggacactttgaagactgcacaggagctgagagaggagctgaagcttacagagacattttggagacagcctctgaaagcagacttttgctccggagaagctaagagaggacaaatgccccaagagcaactgaaagtgacattttggaaagaagctgaagcctagagagggacgtcctgggagaaagccattttgaaaccagaactttggcgcagacgccagccgtgtgccttcccagctaacagaggttttccggacaccattggccatcctccagtgaaggtacccgattgttgatgctttaccttggacactttatggccttaagactgtaactgtaaccaaataaaccccctttataaaagccaatccattgctggtattttgcattctggcagcattagcaaactagaacaaaagacATAGATTTTATAATCTTGTCTTGGAGTAAATACCATAGCTGCAGTCATAATCTGTTCATCAGAAGGAAATTACTGAGCCCAGCCCACACCCAGGGGCTGTAAAAGCCAGAGGCAAGAGTCACTGGGTGTCTCAGAGCCTGCCCACAGCAGGTGGACAGTTGAAAACCAGATTAAAACAGTCAGTAGTTACTGcaagacaataaaaaattataactgCTTATAAATCAGTCGTaaagtcttggtttcctcatggCTTGTGTGTCAGATTTTACTTTGTGTTGGTGAAAAATACTGATATTTCCAATTGTACCATGACATTTTCTTTAGTAGTGgcaggattttatttttgttaggtGCGGagctgttcaagaatccacacaacgcagccagtcatggtttaagtagagagtttaaggtttattagaggaagaaagcaaaagaaagcggtaggagccagcagaaaagaaagaaaggaaaaatgactcCGGCTCTCTGTtggagagcagcattttttaaaggaaaaacccatgtggggagggaagggtatTGGGGGAGAAGGGACCTGCCGAGTGTGTTCTGTGCCTctattgggtgagtgcttatcagtttctgagctgactggttactagggttctaacacactactcttctttgatgtgcaccatgtcatctatgtggaggaagcagtccttgtggcttgtttgtggtcgttcatcttatggacatatctgccCTTGTCTTACCCGCCTTTGAggcgccactgtggctggaacagccctgaacagcctcattctttagtttatggggcacctagttttctgtgagataagcagcaggacccctggatcagacattccttctatatgttagactctttttttctgggatctgacaaTTTTTGTAAGAAATGCTGATGAAATTCATTCAAATTGTGGCTGGGAGGGAACTTTGAGGTCCTTGGATTGCCCTCTCCTTACAGCCATGAGCTTGCTAACTCaatgtttcttcctttctgattcttACTCTCTCCCTTGTTTTTCAGTAGATTCCATGATTCTCTTTCCTCCTTAACACTGTTCTGTTTTCTCTTGATGTAATTAGGATCCATGGCTGGCCAGCGTTGCTGACCCTCGGGGTCTGTCTGGGGCCCCATGAGGGCCACTGTTCCCTGACTGGTGGTCCAGGGGCATGGAAGGGGGGTCTCCCTGATGCTGTGAGCTGGCAGGCTGCCTGGTCCTTCCCACGTGACAGGGCACACCTGGAGTGGCTTGTGTAGTGTCTGTGGTTAGGGGGCATGCCCTCCATTCTCAGCCCTTCACACTGCTGAGCCAACAGACCAGGTGCTGGCTCTCATTGCATCTATCTTACAGAGCAGAAAACGGAGACTCAGCATGGTTAGGCAACTTGCCAGAGTCCCCAGGCTGgtgagtggtggtgatggtggtggtggtggttgtgggcTGGGTGGGCAGCCTGCAGTGTCCACTCTTAACCTCCATTATGCCCTTGTTCCTGTGTGCTCTGTAGAGTGAGCTGTCCCTGCAGTGCCCACTTCTGGAAAACAGGCAGCTGTGGCAGGCGACGGGAAGCCTGGCCTGCAAATACCCTGATGCCCGGTCTCACCCCAAGATTCTGGTAGACTTGGAGGGGTGGAGCCTGGGCAGCAGGGTTTCCAAAGCTCCCTGGGGGGTTGCACCAGCCTGCTCGGCTGCAGATCAGAGACTCAGTTACCCCCAGTTCAGAGATGCAGAAACTCAGCTTTGGCCAAGTCCATCGTCTCAGCTCGGATCCCACAGTGACACTTAGTGCTCTGCAACCACATCAGGCCCCTTACCTCTGGCGGGGGGTGACTCCCTGGGCAATCCTAGAGGTGTCCTCAGTGGAGAGCTCACAGGTTAGAAGAACCAGCCTTTCCCTGGGAACTGGCTGCATCCAGCAGGGCGGGCAGCCGGGATTCCTGCTTGCTGAGCCTTTACTGCTGCCCCCTGAAGAACGGGCACCTGGGGAGGCTCCTGGTCCCTGATTCCCCCAGCAGCCATGGGGCAGGTGTGCAGTGTTGCAGCCAGTCTGTGTGCAGCAACCCTGGTGGGGTGCGGACTAGAGGTCTCTGGGCTTGCAGTTTCCTGTGGTCTCTTCCCTTGCTCTGCCCAGAGCCTCCCTGGAGAATAGTGGGGTCCAGAGAACCCTGGAATGGCAGGGTGGTCACGCAGAATGCCAGCAGACGCCCTGCTTGGGAGGCACCTCAGGACCCAGGAAGGGGCCACTTGCGTCTTCCTTGGCCCGTGTTTGAAGTGCTTTACCAGGAGCCTgctttccatttttgtttctttgaatcaTTTTCCAGTTTTGGAAAAGAGCACATGCAgatgctttaaaaatgtaaacaaagtttgagaaaaaaggaaaagaaaaaatgtgaacaGATGAAAGGGCGTGGAGAGGCAAGTATGGCTCCCTCCCACTGCCTCAGCTCCCTAGTCCTGGCCCCAGGCAGCCTGGGACCCGGGTCTCCAGACGCTCCCAGACACAGCTGTGACACACAAGAGAACATATGTACGTGTATATACATATTCTCCCATCtggatttggattttttttttttttttttaatgttctcagCCCCTGGGCTTATAGCATCCAGAAAGAATCTGTAGTTATATTGACTCATGCAGATGctcaaagattttcaaaataaaaaccagtccctcaggctctgggcaTAGCTCTGCATGGTGTATCCAGcttcaatacattttaaagtacagaaaataatagagaataaCAATCAGGAACATTGTGTTCTCACCACCTGGACTCCCAATGTCCATCATATTGCCTTTAGGTCTTActtatttgttatttgtttactaagttttatcaagatataatTCCCATCCCATATAATTTACCCGttaaaagtgtataattcagtggcttttagtatactCACATAGTTTGTTCAACCATCATCActttctaattccagaacattttcgttaccccaaaaagaaaccctgtgccCATTAGCAGTCAATTCCGTTGTGTTTATCGGCCATttatttgttatgttttctttggagaaatgtctattcagatcctttgcccacttttaaaattgagttatttgtctttttatgattGAATTGTTAGAGTTCTTTGGATAATCTATATACCAGTCCCTGAttagataaatgatttgcaaatattttctccagttctgtatgttgtcttttcactttctggttGTGTGTAAGTCTTACTTTGGTAAGGGAAATCCCTGTTACAGATGAAGTGGATGTTCCCTTTGCTTCTTAAGGCCCGTTCCCTGCCCTACCCTTGAGGCACTCGTGATCACGGCTTTGGTGGGCATCCTACCAgggcatttttatattttaacttacagaatatttttttgtgttttcaaaaTTTCTCCAAGCTGTATCATCCTGTATATATAtcaaaattttctcatttcttttagcTACTACATTTATTCCATTATGAAGATAGACGACACTTTATCCATCCATCCTGCTGACAAGTCTTTCAGCTGCTTCCCATCGTCACCATTAAAGCTGCATGGGGGTTACTCCTTCATACTTGAGTCCTTACACTGAGAGTAAACGTTTCttcttatataaatataaaccGAGGAGTGACATTTCTGGAACACAGGTGTGCTTGCCTTCCACAGAGTCTCCTGAGTGTCCAGAGTTATGCTCCCCTCAGCAGGGGTGAGGGGCCCCAAGAGCAAGATCAGGCATCCTCGTCTTGATTCCGATCTTAGAGGGGAAGCATTGGGGGTTTTCTTAGATGCCTTTTAttaagttgaggaagttcccttctattcctagttttctgagtgtttttatcctgaaagggtgctggattttgtcaaatgctttttatgcTTCTCTTGAGACTATTGTGtagttttctcctttatttctgttaatagggtatattacattgattgcttttcatatgttgaaccaaccttgcaatCTTGGGATAAaaccacctggtcatggtgtagaattctttttatatgttgctggattcattttgctagtattttgatgAGAATGTTTGCGTCTATATTCACAAAGGGTATTGgtttagagttttcttttcttgtgatgtcattgtctggttttggtatcagagcaATCCGAGTCCCGTGAGTTGGGAAGCATtcccttctctctgttttctaGGAGAGATTGTATGGAAttggtgttgttttctttttaaatgtttcctggagttcaccagtgaagccacctGAGCTGTGTTTTTCTTTGTAGGCTCACTCTTTCTTGCATCAGGACTTCTGGTGACATAATTCTTGTGGCCTCCCCAAGTGCTGCCCATCCTTTCACAGTGCACTCACATCCTGCTCTCCTGGGAAAGCCTTCCTTGCCTGCTCCAGGATGTCGTTCTCATCAGTGAGACATGTGCTCTTGGCTGGAAGGACGTCTTTCCCATCAGTGTCCTTTGCTGAGCCAAGACTTGATAGTCAGTAAAAACCTGAATGAGCAGTCTACAGATTCACAGGCTTCTTGTGTCAGCTTATTCGTTAACAGCAGTCACTCAGGTGCCCGCTGAGGAGACCTCGTGGTGGTGTGAGAAGAAGTCACCATTTTACCAGGGCAAAGGCTGAAGCTAAAGGGCAGTGCATTGTCCAAGGAAACGCTTGAACATTCAGCTCAGAGAATAGCTCAGAGGCTGCACGGGAAGGGGCTGTGCGGTGGTGAGAACAGCCTGTGCTGCCTGCCCGTTGCTCACCTACTcggagccttagtttcttcatggTAAGACGAGAAGAGTGATGGTTTCTGAGTCAGTGGTACTGTGGAATTCTGTATGAATAGACGTCTAACTGAGGTCTGTGCCAAGGAAATGTTTGGTCCATGTTAGATATTATAAAAACAATCGTTAGCACAGTTAATCAAGACAGTTAATCAGTGAAGGCCATTTGGAATTATGATGTGGCTAAACAGACTGGGAAGTGTAAGTAGGCCTTAGCTGAGAGTTATAGGGCTGAAGCATCAGAGCTGCCTAGTATTTCCTTAATCTAAGtggttttcactttttttccatttgaaaatcTCTCCCTTCTGCAACCTTCCTCATTATAAGGTTGTCAACTGTCCTTCCAGGAGGACTTATCCAAATTTCCAGAAGACAAATACAGCAATTTGAAATCTCCATTGTTGGAATTCTGAAATCGCATCCTCAGGGGTGCAGCCTACTGTAGAGCCCAGTGATCAGGGAGAATGGGAACAGAGAACAGGGAGGGAGACTTTCTGTGGATGGGGATGGAGGGTCCACACAAGAGCTGAGCCCCTGGTCTCACTGGTCAAGAGTGAACCATCAAACTGGATTTCCAGGGCATGCTTGGATGTTCCACAATTGCTTTGCCAACCTCAGGACTGAGAATAGACTCCAGGAGGCACTGAGATTTAGGATCTTGTGCCAAGAGTGGTCTGCAGTTTAATGGACTTGGGTTGTGGCAAGACTGAAGTGATTTTGTGTGGCCAGGAGAAATGAAGAGAAGGCCAGAGGGGGAAGGATGGTGTTCTGGTCCTGAGGGGATGAGCTCCTCATGTCTTATATCCCTTCAGTGAATTAGTATTATTGGCTTAATATTATGAAGTTGGATGGTGGTGTGACAAAggttgataatgatgatgatactAGCAGCTATTTATGGCCATTCATCTCCTAGCTGTGGAGCCACCTCTGACATGATCTAATTATCATAATAACCCTGCAGGGAGGTCATTGGCGTATCCCGGATCCAGACCCAGAACTTTCAGATCACCAAGCCTTGCCATGTCCCATCCACGAAGGCAGACCTCTGACCACAGAGCGGGGACAAGGACTGCTTATTCACTGCATCATACATATGGTGTGACATCAGGGATTTAGAAAGGTGGGCTGATTGCCAGCTTGAGCATTGGGTAACGGAGTCAAGGATGTGACTATTGAGATGGTGTTCCAGTGTGAGTGATGACCCCTAGTCCCTGATCTCCCACATTTCAGGCCAATCATTTTGGTGATATTCCCCTCAAATATTGTTCCTCCTCTCTATTCTCTTACTCTCCCTTCTGGGCCAGACATCTTAATCAGCCAGACATCTTAATTGGATTCAATGTCTGGCAACATGAAAACACTTTGTGGCTCTTTTTGAATCTGTTCTTGGCTCTATCCCTCCCTCACACTTTGTCTCCTCCTGAACAGAtctgaatttgaaaaaattaaaaaaaataaaggaaaaatacacaCCCACATACCTGGCCAGTCATCATTTTCCATTCCTCTTCCCATAATAATTTATTGTTCTTaagcatgtttttttctttcttttcttttcagcccaGGACATGAGACTGGGAAGGAGAGTTCAGAATATTTCTGAGGAAGAACTATCCTGTGACATGGAAATGGAAGGATTTATGAGGCAAGGTTCCCATTTCTCCCCTCTAGGCAATGATTGGGACTCTGAGAACTGGGAGGGACATTTGAGGCAGACAGTTGTAACTCAGGAGAATCCAAGGGCTCAGGAAACAATTTGTGAATATCCTGGATTCATGGAGCATTTGAGTGTGAGCGCAGACCTTCCACCGTCTCAGAGACTTCCCACAACAAATGGTTTTTATATACAAAACTTGGATGGTAAAAGTTTGGATTGTAACAGTTGTCAGAAAAGCTATGCAGCTAAGAGAACTGGTGAAAGTAATGCCTGTGGAAAAGCCTTTAGCCATTCCATGGAAGTTCCTCAGCTTGGAAGAAATCAGACAAGTGAAAAACCCTTTAAATACCCTGAGAATGTTAAATCTTTCAACCATTTTCCTTCCCTTCatgaacaaaaaataatgaaaagaggcAAGAAACTGTATGAAGGTAAGGACTTTGGGGACATCTTTACCATGAGTTCATCTCCTAATGAAAACAGGAGaagtcacactggggagaaaccatataaatgtatTGAATGTGGCAAATGCTTCAAACGGAATTCTTCTCTTATTTTGCATCAtcgaactcacactggagagaaaccttacacCTGTAATGAGTGTGGAAAATCCTTCTCCAAGAACTACAACCTGATTGTACATCAGAGAatccatactggagagaaaccctataaatgcaATAAGTGCGGGAAAGCCTTCAGTGATGGGTCAGCTCTGACACAGcaccagagaattcacactggggagaaaccttatgaatgtctaGAATGTGGAAAAACCTTCAATAGAAATTCATCCCTTGTTTTGCATCAAAGAACTCATACAGGGGAAAAACCATATAGATGCAATGAGTGTGGGAAACCTTTTACTGACATCTCTCACCTCACTGTGCATCTCAGAATCcatactggggagaaaccctatgaatgtagcAAATGTGGAAAGGCCTTCCGAGATGGTTCATACCTCACCCAGCACGAgaggactcacactggagagaaaccctttgAATGTTCAGAATGCGGGAAATCCTTTAACCGCAACTCTCACCTCATTGTGCATCAAAAAATCCAttctggagagaaaccctatgaatgtaaggaGTGTGGGAAAACGTTCATTGAGAGTGCCTACCTCATCAGGCACCAGAGGATTCATACCGGCGAGAAGCCCTATGGCTGCAACCAGTGTCAGAAACTTTTCAGAAACATAGCTGGCCTTATCCGGCATCAGAGGACTCATACTGGTgagaagccctatgaatgtaatCAGTGTGGCAAAGCCTTCAGGGATAGCTCCTGTCTGACCAagcatcagagaattcacactaAAGAGACACCGTACCAATGTCCAGAATGTGGAAAGTCCTTCAAGCAGAACTGTCATCTGGTGGTTCACCAGCGACTCCATAGCAGGGACACTCTCAGCCAGTGTCCACAGTGTGGGAAAACATTCAGGAGGCTCTCGTCCCTCATCCGACATCGGAGAACACACCCTGGAGAGAAACCTGTGGAACTCTGATGAACACTGGCCTCACTCTCCTGACTTATTGTCAGAAACCTACATGAAGGAGACATGTCTTCAGATTTAACTCCTCTCTGGTTAATAGGAAAGAAGTCCTTAAGCTGTCTGGTGAATTGATGAATGTGAGACACTGCTTAACCACATTGTTAAGTCTATACGTTAGGGAAGTGCTGGGGAGAGCATAGGGTTGTAATAAATGTGGAGAAGGCTTCAGGGATGATTCAGCCTATACCAGACGCGATAGCACATACACTGGAGTAAAACCTGCAGACATGGGGAAGATATTACCTTGGAGACATCCACCCACTTCTGCATCCAAGTGcttaaactggaaaaaaagaaaaacctgtgAATGTCATCAATAAGTAATTGGTATGAAGACTCCTTTAACAGGCAGTTTCCATCTTATTGTACATAAGTAAACTCTTTCTAGAATCTAACCTTGTAAGTGTAGTTGGTGAGAGAAGCTTTTGGCAagagctctttctgtcttttctctatcAACAAAAGAATACCAATGAGCAATTGCACAGCAACACAGAACACAGATTTTGTTGTTTGAATGTATTTCTGTTGTAGTCCTGCTAGAATGCTGAGGGGTCATTCAGAGGAGGCAGTGGACAAGGAAGTTGCTTGTGAATAACCAGTGAAGCCATCCCTCTTAAGAAAGACTGATACAGGTTTGTATTAAGATAGGACTGCTGCCAGGAATGTAGCTTATTACTTTAGTTAGTGACAAAAAATACCAAGTTGTTACATTTACGTTATCACCACCCCACCCCGTGTTGTTCATTTAGGACAA
Proteins encoded:
- the ZNF329 gene encoding zinc finger protein 329; protein product: MRLGRRVQNISEEELSCDMEMEGFMRQGSHFSPLGNDWDSENWEGHLRQTVVTQENPRAQETICEYPGFMEHLSVSADLPPSQRLPTTNGFYIQNLDGKSLDCNSCQKSYAAKRTGESNACGKAFSHSMEVPQLGRNQTSEKPFKYPENVKSFNHFPSLHEQKIMKRGKKLYEGKDFGDIFTMSSSPNENRRSHTGEKPYKCIECGKCFKRNSSLILHHRTHTGEKPYTCNECGKSFSKNYNLIVHQRIHTGEKPYKCNKCGKAFSDGSALTQHQRIHTGEKPYECLECGKTFNRNSSLVLHQRTHTGEKPYRCNECGKPFTDISHLTVHLRIHTGEKPYECSKCGKAFRDGSYLTQHERTHTGEKPFECSECGKSFNRNSHLIVHQKIHSGEKPYECKECGKTFIESAYLIRHQRIHTGEKPYGCNQCQKLFRNIAGLIRHQRTHTGEKPYECNQCGKAFRDSSCLTKHQRIHTKETPYQCPECGKSFKQNCHLVVHQRLHSRDTLSQCPQCGKTFRRLSSLIRHRRTHPGEKPVEL